One Solanum lycopersicum chromosome 4, SLM_r2.1 DNA window includes the following coding sequences:
- the LOC101258548 gene encoding uncharacterized protein At4g19900-like isoform X1, with amino-acid sequence MFTARYQRGLESVLNCHRDACVVVFSETIELNFFSGFVKDGFKVAVVMPNLDELLLGTPTHVFASFCPFVMECLKESYDYTQLRWNGADLLTRIASNFSVNGNLSGRKREIKFQPSFVFFPIGHNNITRYFLAPAMETEKAEQDMLFKTIVKEAVTFHFWNGLTSAMVPEAGSLAHRLINYNCLRCSDTL; translated from the exons ATGTTTACCGCTCGGTATCAGAGGGGACTTGAGAGTGTACTTAACTGTCACCGGGATGCTTGTGTGGTGGTTTTCTCTGAGACAATCGAACTTAATTTCTTTAGTGGTTTTGTGAAGGATGG CTTCAAAGTGGCTGTTGTGATGCCCAATCTTGATGAGCTCCTACTAGGCACACCAACACATGTATTTGCTTCTTTCTG TCCTTTTGTAATGGAGTGTTTGAAGGAGTCTTATGATTACACACAATTGAGATGGAATGGAGCTGATCTTTTGACAAGAATTGCTAGTAACTTTTCCGTCAATGGAAATCTTTCCGGTAGAAAGAgggagatcaaatttcaacccTCGTTTGTTTTCTTCCCCATCGGTCATAACAATATTACCAG ATACTTCTTGGCACCAGCAATGGAAACTGAGAAAGCTGAACAAGATATGCTGTTTAAAACTATCGTCAAAGAAGCTGTCACATTTCACTTTTGGAATGGCTTAACTTCAGCTATGGTTCCAGAGGCTGGCAGCCTTGCACACCGGCTCATTAATTACAATTGCCTACGTTGCTCTGACACATTGTGA
- the LOC101258548 gene encoding uncharacterized protein At4g19900-like isoform X2, with translation MAFRKHSPFVMECLKESYDYTQLRWNGADLLTRIASNFSVNGNLSGRKREIKFQPSFVFFPIGHNNITRYFLAPAMETEKAEQDMLFKTIVKEAVTFHFWNGLTSAMVPEAGSLAHRLINYNCLRCSDTL, from the exons ATGGCTTTTAGAAAGCACAG TCCTTTTGTAATGGAGTGTTTGAAGGAGTCTTATGATTACACACAATTGAGATGGAATGGAGCTGATCTTTTGACAAGAATTGCTAGTAACTTTTCCGTCAATGGAAATCTTTCCGGTAGAAAGAgggagatcaaatttcaacccTCGTTTGTTTTCTTCCCCATCGGTCATAACAATATTACCAG ATACTTCTTGGCACCAGCAATGGAAACTGAGAAAGCTGAACAAGATATGCTGTTTAAAACTATCGTCAAAGAAGCTGTCACATTTCACTTTTGGAATGGCTTAACTTCAGCTATGGTTCCAGAGGCTGGCAGCCTTGCACACCGGCTCATTAATTACAATTGCCTACGTTGCTCTGACACATTGTGA